A single region of the Candidatus Manganitrophaceae bacterium genome encodes:
- a CDS encoding STAS domain-containing protein: MKEQKFSEILKKRREEIVGSWTKQQLSLAGKAGLTPEEFRRKCGEFLELLGNVVESGASLDLHHPKAAPIVEFLKEFSREQVLKGFSPTETATFVFSLKEVVLPLLQPLAKSEETFTSEVMPFSTLLDQLGLLTFEFYLNSREEVIARQQLDMSELSTPVVKIWEGILALPLIGTLDSRRTMTVMEKLLQKIVDTAATVAILDITGVPTVDTLVANHIMKTVAATRLLGAEVIITGVSPAIAQTIVHLGVDLSGILTRATMAEGLKLALRMTKQQLTDDRRNGMTPLEKGAATQAAAPQKGRA; this comes from the coding sequence ATGAAAGAACAAAAATTTTCTGAGATCTTGAAAAAACGAAGGGAAGAAATCGTCGGAAGTTGGACCAAGCAGCAACTTTCTCTGGCGGGCAAAGCGGGGCTGACCCCGGAAGAATTCCGCCGCAAGTGCGGCGAGTTTCTGGAGCTCTTGGGAAATGTCGTGGAGAGCGGAGCATCGCTCGATCTTCATCACCCCAAGGCGGCGCCGATCGTTGAATTTCTCAAAGAGTTCTCCAGGGAGCAGGTGCTGAAAGGCTTCTCCCCGACCGAAACGGCGACCTTCGTCTTCAGCTTGAAAGAGGTGGTCCTTCCCCTCCTCCAGCCGCTCGCCAAGAGCGAGGAGACCTTTACCAGCGAGGTGATGCCCTTCTCAACCCTCCTCGACCAGCTGGGGCTCCTCACCTTCGAGTTCTACCTCAACTCCCGCGAGGAGGTCATCGCCCGGCAACAGCTCGATATGTCGGAGCTCTCGACCCCGGTCGTCAAGATTTGGGAGGGGATTCTCGCCCTGCCGCTCATCGGCACCCTCGATTCCCGGCGGACGATGACCGTCATGGAAAAACTGCTTCAAAAAATTGTCGATACGGCGGCGACCGTCGCGATTCTCGACATCACCGGCGTCCCGACGGTCGACACCCTGGTCGCCAACCACATCATGAAAACGGTGGCGGCGACCCGGCTGCTCGGCGCGGAGGTGATCATCACCGGCGTCTCCCCGGCGATCGCGCAGACGATCGTCCACCTGGGGGTCGATCTCTCCGGCATTCTGACCCGGGCCACCATGGCGGAGGGGCTCAAGCTCGCCCTTCGAATGACCAAACAACAATTGACCGACGACCGACGGAACGGAATGACCCCCTTGGAAAAGGGAGCGGCAACCCAGGCCGCCGCACCCCAGAAGGGACGGGCTTAA
- a CDS encoding MFS transporter yields MTTLRKKLFWVAILYFAEGFPFGLIIDALPVYFRVHGVSLKEIGLFSLVGLPWTLKFLWAPAVDFWGRRRSWMIACQAAMATTLLILIALPAGDTGPFFWFLMVALAFFSATQDIAIDAYTIELLDSSEMGEANGIRVTTYRIALIAAGGLFVALAGSIGWREAFVAAAALLFVIAAISSRAPEERRGRSLAASSPTASPVSDAILTPLKQFASRPGFLFVALFILLFKVGDMALGPMVKPFWVDRNFTPVQIGMVPGTLGVVSTIAGALLGGMLTSRWGIFKGLWILGIAQAVSNLFYAGAASLPPSDGLMYLSSVVESFCGGLGTAPFLAFLMSICDKRHAATQYALLSALFGLARNVAGAFSGVATQHLGYATYFLATFFLSWPAFALLPWVKGWVVEKEAPEVATGEPAAGIE; encoded by the coding sequence ATGACGACACTTCGTAAAAAGCTCTTCTGGGTGGCGATCCTTTATTTCGCGGAGGGGTTTCCCTTCGGCCTGATCATCGACGCCTTGCCGGTTTACTTCCGCGTCCATGGGGTGAGCCTGAAGGAGATCGGTCTCTTCAGCCTCGTCGGACTCCCCTGGACGCTGAAATTCCTCTGGGCGCCGGCGGTCGATTTTTGGGGACGGCGCCGCAGTTGGATGATCGCCTGCCAAGCCGCAATGGCGACCACCCTCTTGATTCTCATTGCCCTTCCCGCCGGAGACACCGGCCCCTTCTTCTGGTTCTTGATGGTCGCCCTCGCCTTCTTCTCCGCCACGCAAGATATCGCCATCGACGCCTACACGATCGAGCTCCTCGATTCGAGCGAGATGGGGGAGGCGAACGGCATTCGGGTGACGACCTATCGGATCGCCCTCATCGCCGCCGGGGGGCTCTTTGTCGCGCTCGCCGGATCGATCGGCTGGCGGGAGGCCTTTGTCGCCGCGGCGGCGCTTCTCTTCGTCATCGCGGCGATCTCCAGCCGCGCCCCGGAGGAGCGCCGGGGTCGCTCGCTTGCCGCCTCCAGCCCGACCGCGTCGCCGGTGTCCGACGCCATCTTAACCCCATTGAAGCAATTCGCGTCGCGGCCCGGCTTTCTCTTCGTCGCCCTGTTCATCCTCCTCTTCAAGGTCGGCGACATGGCGCTCGGGCCGATGGTAAAGCCGTTTTGGGTCGATCGAAACTTCACGCCGGTTCAGATCGGGATGGTGCCGGGGACGCTCGGGGTGGTGAGCACGATCGCCGGAGCGCTTCTGGGGGGGATGCTGACGAGCCGCTGGGGGATCTTCAAAGGACTTTGGATTTTGGGAATCGCCCAGGCGGTCTCGAATCTTTTCTACGCCGGCGCGGCGTCGCTTCCGCCGTCGGACGGGCTGATGTATCTTTCGTCGGTGGTCGAGTCGTTCTGCGGCGGGTTGGGGACGGCGCCGTTTCTTGCGTTTTTAATGAGTATCTGCGACAAGCGGCATGCGGCGACGCAGTATGCGTTGTTGTCGGCGCTGTTCGGATTGGCGCGGAATGTGGCGGGGGCGTTCTCCGGGGTGGCGACGCAGCATCTGGGGTATGCGACCTATTTTTTGGCGACCTTTTTTCTTTCTTGGCCGGCGTTTGCGTTGTTGCCTTGGGTGAAGGGGTGGGTGGTTGAGAAGGAAGCGCCGGAGGTGGCGACGGGGGAGCCGGCGGCGGGGATTGAGTAA
- a CDS encoding STAS domain-containing protein, which produces MEKIPIIKVGDTLLVSIQTDLQDQVAMSMQSDLLTKIEKTSARGVIIDISVLDIVDSFLGRVLSDTASMARIMNAVVVVVGIQPSVAITLIELGLDLKQIPTALNVELGLQLLRQKIGERDDEEGESNGAGADDLGWMEERSQNGHR; this is translated from the coding sequence ATGGAGAAGATCCCGATCATCAAAGTGGGCGACACCCTCCTCGTCTCGATCCAAACCGACCTCCAAGATCAGGTCGCCATGTCGATGCAGAGCGATCTGCTCACCAAGATTGAGAAGACGTCGGCCCGCGGGGTGATCATCGACATTTCGGTCCTCGACATTGTCGATTCTTTTCTGGGACGGGTTCTCTCCGACACCGCCTCGATGGCGCGGATCATGAACGCCGTCGTCGTGGTCGTCGGGATCCAACCCTCCGTCGCGATTACCCTCATCGAGCTCGGCTTGGATTTAAAACAGATCCCGACCGCGCTGAACGTCGAGCTCGGACTCCAGCTGCTGCGACAGAAGATCGGCGAGCGGGACGATGAAGAGGGGGAAAGCAACGGCGCCGGCGCGGACGACTTGGGATGGATGGAGGAGCGCTCCCAGAATGGCCATCGTTAA